The segment GTTCATCTTTTTTTCTTTGGGATTCAGAAGAATTAAAAAGGACATTCATATCGAGGAGATTTTCCAGTGATAAAACTCTATCGATGAAAACTTCAACTCTGTCTTGACCATATTTTTCCATATAACGTCGTATTTTAGTTCCGTTATTGGCCATTACATCCATCATTTTTTTATTAGTAGAACGAAACCAAGAGTTATGTTTGAAAAAATCGGCATGTCCATAGACATGGGCCATTACTAGTTTCTGATCAACGAGATTATTGGCCCTAAGAAGATAGGCATAACATGGATCTGTATTGATGACCATTTCATAAATTTTTGACATACCATATTTATATCCCTTATGAATTTGATCATAATCCATACCAAAGCGCCAATGAGGATAGCGAGAAGGAAAACCTCCTTGAGCAGCTAAAATACTGATAGTATCATAGTCACAAACTTCGAATCTGACTTCATAAAAATCGAGTCCATATCCTCTGGCGTATGCCTCGATCTCTTCTTTTAGTGCTAGTAATTCACCACTAATTGGCTTAGATCTCTCCATACTATTTCCCTTTGCCTAAAAAGTCTTTTATTGAATCGAGAATGGCGTCTTTGTTTTTAATCTTAGATAGGATGACTTCCTCATGTTCTTCAGAAAATTTTCCTTTTAAATCTTTAAAAAATTGGCCAGAACCATATCGACTTTCAACTTGTCCGTAGCAAAAAACATTTGAAGCGGGAATGATTTCATTTTCGAGAAGTTCTAAGCAAAGTTTTGTATCATCAGAAGACCAGTTGTCACCATCGGAAAAGTGAAAGGGATAAATATTCCATTCACTTGGGTTATAGTCTTCTTTGATAATTTCATGGCAAAGTTTATAGGCCGATGAAATCAATGTTCCTCCACTTTCACGAGTGTTGAAAAATGTTTGTTCATCTACTTCTTTAGCTGTAGCATCATGGATGATGTATCGAATTTCGATATCTTTATATTGCGACTTTAACCAAATGTTGATCCAAAAACTTTCAGTTCTAACAATTTCTTTTTGTTCATCACCCATTGATCCAGAAACATCCATCATATAAATGACTACGGCCGAATTTTCATATTCTATTGTGGTATCAGATGACCGATATCTAAAATCACTTCTTCTAGGTACAATTATGGGATTATTTGGGTCATAAGTTCCGGTTGAAATTTCTCGTTTTAAAGCTTCTTTATAAGTCCGCTTAAAGTGTTTTAAAGAATCAGGCCCAACAATCCCAATTGTGGTATATTTCTCTGATTGGGATTGCATGGATTTTTGTCCCTTAGGCTCGATTTTAGGAAGTTCTAATTCATCTCCTAAAATATTTGCAAGCTCAACATCAGTAAGTTCTATTTCAAGTTCTTTATTTCCTTCTCCCTCACCTGCTTCACCTTGTCCAGGTTGTCCATTTGGATCCTTTTGTCCATCTACGGGATCCCCTGGTTGACCTTCACCGTGTCCTACACCACCTTGTTGTTTGCCGCCAAACTTAAATCTTGGAGTATTTATTTGAGGCATAGGAACTTTGAAAACGCCATCCCCTTTGGGGACAGGCATCTCTCCACCTGAAACATATTTTTTTAAATTCTCTCTAATTTTACCTTTCACAATTTTTTTAAATCGTGAATGGTCTTGTTTAATGGGGTGTCCCATGGTGGAGCTCCTTTTAGTGAATTAAATGCTGGTGATTACGACTTCGTCGAATCGCCTTTGGCAAAGATACTGGCAACAAAGTTGAGAGCATCTGTAGCACAAATTTCACAATATCCATGGTTTTTAATGAGCCGAGATTTAATTACATCAATTTTTTCTTGTGTTTCTTTATCCACAACTTTCGAAATAATTGTGGTCAGCTTAATTGAGTCTTTTTGATCTTCAAAGAGCTTAAGTTCGAGTGCTCGATGAAGTCGTTCGTTCATTTTATAATCAAATGATTTTCCTTCAATGGCCAATGCTCCAATGTAGTTCATAATTTCACGTCGAAAATCTTCTTTTCTTGAATCTGGTATATCAATTTTCTCTTCAATCGATCTCATGAATCTTTCATCAGCATCTTCTAATCTATTTGAATATTTATTTCGAACTTTTTCCTTTTGAGTATAGGCCTTCACGTTATCTATGTAATTTGCACATAGGGTTTGTATGGCCGTTTCATCTACACTAATTGCTTTTTGAACATCATTTTTCACGGTATCTTCATACTCTTGTCTTGCCGTATTGAGCATCTCTTTGAAAGAGTCTTGCTTCTCAGAAGAATTGATTAAACTATGATGCTTGAGACCGGCCTCTAGCTCATTAAAAACCATAAAAGGATTAAGACAACCTACATGTGAATTTTTAACTAGTGCATTTGAAATTTTATCTTGAATATATCTTGGAGAAATTCCATCTAGCCCCTCTCTTACAGCTTCTTTTCTTAATTCTTTCACATTGTCTTCATTATACCCAGGAAGAGTTTTTCCATTATATAGTTTTAACTTTTGCAATTTTGTAAGATCTGTTTTCTTTGGTTCTTCCATTCTCGTTAAAACGGCCCAAGTAGATGCCATTTCAAGTGTATGTGGAGCAATATGAACGTGGGGAATTTTCTCAGCATTAAAATCTCTTTGATAAATTCTAACTTCTTGATCGAGTCTTGTAATGTAGGGAACGTCAATTTTAACAGTCCTATCCCTTAGCGCTTCCATAAATTCATTATTTTGAAGCTTTCTAAATTCTGGCTCATTCGTATGGCCTAAAATAACTTCATCAATATCGGTTTGAGCAAATTTCTTGGGCTTAATTGACTGTTCTTGAGAGGCCCCTAATAAATCATAAAGGAATGCGACATCAAGTTTTAACATTTCAATAAACTCGACAATGCCTCTATTTGCAATATTGAACTCACCATCAAAATTAAATGCTCGTGGATCTGAATCTGAACCATATTGGGCAATTTTCCTATAGTTTATATCACCAGTAAGTTCGGTAGAGTCTTGGTTTTTTTCATCCTTTGGTTGAAATGTACCAATTCCAACTCTATCTTTTTCTGAAAGAAGAAGTCTTTTCACTCTGATATGTGACATCACACGAGACCAATCGCCATCATATTTTTCCATATATTTTGAAAATATATATCTGTCTGCTGGGTTTACTTCGCCACGTACATTTATTTTGAAACCATCAATTCCTTTATTTAAACTTTGAAGAAATTGTTTTCGAACGCTTAAAGGAATCAATTTAAGTGGTTCTTCATGCATTGGAGAAATAAAAACTTTTTGTCCTCCTAAAATTTCTGTTTCTTCATCATCTACCCATTCATAGGTATACATTGAACCTTCATCTGTTCTGGAGTAATGCTCAAGTCCTTTTTTAAGAAGTCTAGCAATTGAAGATTTTGCTGACCCCACAGGACCGTGAAGCAAAAGGACTCTTTTTTCAGTTCCATACCCTGCCGAAGCTGACTTGAAAAAGTTTACAAGTTTCATTAGATGAACATCAATCCCAAACACAGCGTCTTTACCATTTCCTACAGGATCGTCAAAGAAGTGATACCTAGTAATTTCTTTTTTATATTCTAAATATTTGCTTGTTCCGAATGACATGATCATATCATGAATTCTTTGAAAAGCGTTTCTGGTTACTTTGGGATTTTTTGTAACAAAATCGAGATATTCTTGGAAAGTTCCAGACCAATGTAGATGAGTAAAATCTTCACGTTTGTAATTGTCCTTCATAAAACTATCAATATCAATGTTGGCCATGCTTCCTCCTCGAACCTTAAAATACAAAGTAGTGAGGTCTATCACCTCTAGATCATTATAACCTTCTCTAGCTTTCAATTAAAGTCATTTCCTTTAATAATTAATTGTTTGTGTCTTTTTATAGGGTGCATTTTGTCCCTAGAATTAAAAGCATAATATACGAATATTCTACTTCACTAAATTCTGACAGATTGACTTTTGCGCAGAGCTACCGGATAATTTCACTTATAAGTTTTTATTACAATCATGGAAGAGGTTCGAAATTGGGTTTATTAAGTTCAGGAAAGACTGATATTGGACGAAAAAGAAAAACCAATCAAGATTCCATATTTATGAATCGCGAAAAACATCTTTATGTTGTTGCTGATGGGATGGGTGGAC is part of the Halobacteriovoraceae bacterium genome and harbors:
- a CDS encoding DUF444 family protein — encoded protein: MGHPIKQDHSRFKKIVKGKIRENLKKYVSGGEMPVPKGDGVFKVPMPQINTPRFKFGGKQQGGVGHGEGQPGDPVDGQKDPNGQPGQGEAGEGEGNKELEIELTDVELANILGDELELPKIEPKGQKSMQSQSEKYTTIGIVGPDSLKHFKRTYKEALKREISTGTYDPNNPIIVPRRSDFRYRSSDTTIEYENSAVVIYMMDVSGSMGDEQKEIVRTESFWINIWLKSQYKDIEIRYIIHDATAKEVDEQTFFNTRESGGTLISSAYKLCHEIIKEDYNPSEWNIYPFHFSDGDNWSSDDTKLCLELLENEIIPASNVFCYGQVESRYGSGQFFKDLKGKFSEEHEEVILSKIKNKDAILDSIKDFLGKGK
- a CDS encoding serine protein kinase, translated to MANIDIDSFMKDNYKREDFTHLHWSGTFQEYLDFVTKNPKVTRNAFQRIHDMIMSFGTSKYLEYKKEITRYHFFDDPVGNGKDAVFGIDVHLMKLVNFFKSASAGYGTEKRVLLLHGPVGSAKSSIARLLKKGLEHYSRTDEGSMYTYEWVDDEETEILGGQKVFISPMHEEPLKLIPLSVRKQFLQSLNKGIDGFKINVRGEVNPADRYIFSKYMEKYDGDWSRVMSHIRVKRLLLSEKDRVGIGTFQPKDEKNQDSTELTGDINYRKIAQYGSDSDPRAFNFDGEFNIANRGIVEFIEMLKLDVAFLYDLLGASQEQSIKPKKFAQTDIDEVILGHTNEPEFRKLQNNEFMEALRDRTVKIDVPYITRLDQEVRIYQRDFNAEKIPHVHIAPHTLEMASTWAVLTRMEEPKKTDLTKLQKLKLYNGKTLPGYNEDNVKELRKEAVREGLDGISPRYIQDKISNALVKNSHVGCLNPFMVFNELEAGLKHHSLINSSEKQDSFKEMLNTARQEYEDTVKNDVQKAISVDETAIQTLCANYIDNVKAYTQKEKVRNKYSNRLEDADERFMRSIEEKIDIPDSRKEDFRREIMNYIGALAIEGKSFDYKMNERLHRALELKLFEDQKDSIKLTTIISKVVDKETQEKIDVIKSRLIKNHGYCEICATDALNFVASIFAKGDSTKS